One Camelus bactrianus isolate YW-2024 breed Bactrian camel chromosome 26, ASM4877302v1, whole genome shotgun sequence genomic window, TGAAGAATTGTTTCAATTGTGTTATCATCCTCACGTCTTCTTTTTGCTTCACTTAAATTCCTGCCTGAAGAGTTTAgaataaacatatacataaatacatagaataaaatatacattataagACTCGTGGAGGAAAGAGGTGGTGGTGGAATCCCCTTCCTTGGAGACAGTAAAGTTTGTTGGCTGTGTAAGCCTAGGTCTTAGAACCAGGGCCTAGTTTGAATCGGGCTTACCTCCTAGGTATATAACATTGGGCAAGTTTTCTAATTTCTCTAAGCTTCAGCAGTTCTAGCTTGCTAGCTGGTAGTAACAGCAGTGGGTTGCATGCAAATGTGTTTATCCTAAGGCATTGTAAATGGTGTGTTATGCTTTCTTATCTATGAATTATGTGTGAATATGAGCTAAACTGGATTACTCCGTGTTTCTTAGTCACTCCCTAGAGTAAATACATCCCGGTGGTTTGGGATTTGTATTTAGGTCTTTCACACACTAATACATTACATGTGCTGTCTCTATAGCTCAAGTTTTGCATGAACAGTTCCCCAATGGCCTTCAGTGCAGCTTAAACTAAACAGCCAGTAGATTTCTATAAAAATTTGTGTCCACAAAAGTAAATCAGGAAAACTTGTAAGCTAgagcaacaagtttcttctggtGAATTTTATTAAGGATAAGCaatccaaatattttcttcttggaattttaaatgttcaatatGTGTATCTTTAATCATTAATAGATCAGTCAATCCAGCTGCTTTAGAAAGTACTGTCAAGAATTTTGGGCCAGGAATATTAAATGTGAGATTTTCTTCTAATATTAGGCTGTTTCTTAAAGAAGTAACCCTATTAAGACTATTAAACAGAAGCTTTGTAAAATCTCTTAATCTTTCAGAGCGCAGATTAAGTGCTCTCTTTTCTAAGGTAGAATTATATCctgaacaactttttttttagtttttaataggTGGTGAAATGGCAACACGTACCTTCTTCTTCAGTCAGTGAATCTGAAGTAACCTTTCATCAAGTTTCATCTCCTCTGGTCTCATTTGGAATGTATCGCTCTGTCTGTTGTTAAACTACGATGACATGTCTGTAGCTATCAGAAAGAGAAGCTGGGAAGAACATGTGACACAATGGATGGGACAGCCTTTTAATTCTAATGAGTGTAACACAGCATGTCATCATGGACTAGTAGCTGACAGCTTGCAGGCAAGTATGGAAAAAGATGCAACTCTGAATGTGGACCGCAAAGAAAGGTGTGTTTCACTACCAGACTGCTGTCATGAGTCAGAGCTGAGAGATATTCCTGGGAGGCCAATGGGTCACGTTTCAAAGGAGGTGCATGAAGATGACAGCCACGAAGGTGAAGAtcagtttctttctctggaaGCCAGCACGGAAACACTCGTGCATGTTTCTGATGAAGATACCAACTCTGATCTGTATCTTACAGATGATAAACAAAGTTTAACTACTCAAGGGCCTAAAACGGCAGACCAACGTAGCGTCAGAGGAGCAGGCTCCTTAGTAAAGACGCTGCCCATCATGGAAAGTAACCAAGATTCTTATAACTCTTGGCAAATGTCTGGTGGAGCTGATTTAGTGCTGGTAGAagaaaaaggggagagaaaagtTGTTGACATGGTGAGTAAAAGCCTGGAGCTTTGTAATGATATAAGCATAAGTGAAATAAAAGATGCAtccaaaataaatacatgcaaTTCTTTGAATGTGACAGATATTGGGCCGGAAAAGCAGTTGCTTAATTCTGCTGTAATTGCTCAGCATCGAAGGAAACCCGATTTCCCTAAAGATGAGCATGAAAGAAACACCTGCAGTGTAGTACAAGACGAGTTCTTGGCTAGTCCTTGTGCAGACAGAGGACTGCCGTTATTAAAAGCAGATTCTGGAAGCTGCCTTCTgcagcctccttcctgcccaaATGGAATGTCAGCTGAAAATGGCCTGGAGAAGAATGGTTTCTCAGAACAGCAAAACAAAAGTCTTCCTGAGGTCAACTCAGGAGATGGCATGCAGTGTTTACACTTAAAGGAGACTCTGGCCACCCAGGAACCCACAGATAACCAAGTCAGACTTCGCAAAAGAAAGGTAAGACACTTGCATTGATTATCTGGCTTTTGGAGTTTTATAAATATCCTTGTTTCCATCACTTATTATTTTGCTGGGATTAAAAAACTATGTGGAGGTTTCTTTGGCCCAGTAGCATAGTTGTATAGCTCAAAGAACATCTTCTTGGGGAAACcatcaaaatatgtaaaaattaaaatagtataaCCGATCCATTTCACTAATAATATTTACTATGGTTCATGAACATTCTATTTTGGAATTGTGTTGAAGACAGAACTGGTTTCACCTTCTTTAGTTAAAGTTAAATAGCCACCAGATAGCTCATAGTTAAAGGCCAGTCTGGAGAGTGAGCTCTAATTTTTAGAAAGAATGTCATGGTATTTTTTATTACAATCATTTATTTGggcttgtttctttttcccttcagaaagtatattttattataataaaagtgATGTAAAACACATATTAAAATGAGCCTTTTACATATACTAAGGCAATAGTATCCCTTCCCCCAAAATATGCTGATGTTGTTTTAAATGATACCCTGGTACATTCACTATCAATAGCTTTTTTAAACTCTTGACAATaactgaaatacatttttgtgcCAAGTTACCTTTGATTAAT contains:
- the DLC1 gene encoding rho GTPase-activating protein 7 isoform X7 — translated: MSVAIRKRSWEEHVTQWMGQPFNSNECNTACHHGLVADSLQASMEKDATLNVDRKERCVSLPDCCHESELRDIPGRPMGHVSKEVHEDDSHEGEDQFLSLEASTETLVHVSDEDTNSDLYLTDDKQSLTTQGPKTADQRSVRGAGSLVKTLPIMESNQDSYNSWQMSGGADLVLVEEKGERKVVDMVSKSLELCNDISISEIKDASKINTCNSLNVTDIGPEKQLLNSAVIAQHRRKPDFPKDEHERNTCSVVQDEFLASPCADRGLPLLKADSGSCLLQPPSCPNGMSAENGLEKNGFSEQQNKSLPEVNSGDGMQCLHLKETLATQEPTDNQVRLRKRKEIREDRDRARLDSMVLLIMKLDQLDQDIENALSTSSSPSSTPTNLRRQVPDLESGSDSGADTTSVNQTQINLSANTESPDLPSSTPVASSGTKPKSTAIPGVLEKEKAGGVIAVDPD
- the DLC1 gene encoding rho GTPase-activating protein 7 isoform X8 — protein: MSVAIRKRSWEEHVTQWMGQPFNSNECNTACHHGLVADSLQASMEKDATLNVDRKERCVSLPDCCHESELRDIPGRPMGHVSKEVHEDDSHEGEDQFLSLEASTETLVHVSDEDTNSDLYLTDDKQSLTTQGPKTADQRSVRGAGSLVKTLPIMESNQDSYNSWQMSGGADLVLVEEKGERKVVDMVSKSLELCNDISISEIKDASKINTCNSLNVTDIGPEKQLLNSAVIAQHRRKPDFPKDEHERNTCSVVQDEFLASPCADRGLPLLKADSGSCLLQPPSCPNGMSAENGLEKNGFSEQQNKSLPEVNSGDGMQCLHLKETLATQEPTDNQVRLRKRKEIREDRDRARLDSMVLLIMKLDQLDQDIENALSTSSSPSSTPTNLRRQVPDLESGSDSGADTTSVNQTQINLSANTESPDLPSSTPVASSGTKPKSTAIPGVLEKEKADSHTH
- the DLC1 gene encoding rho GTPase-activating protein 7 isoform X6, translated to MSVAIRKRSWEEHVTQWMGQPFNSNECNTACHHGLVADSLQASMEKDATLNVDRKERCVSLPDCCHESELRDIPGRPMGHVSKEVHEDDSHEGEDQFLSLEASTETLVHVSDEDTNSDLYLTDDKQSLTTQGPKTADQRSVRGAGSLVKTLPIMESNQDSYNSWQMSGGADLVLVEEKGERKVVDMVSKSLELCNDISISEIKDASKINTCNSLNVTDIGPEKQLLNSAVIAQHRRKPDFPKDEHERNTCSVVQDEFLASPCADRGLPLLKADSGSCLLQPPSCPNGMSAENGLEKNGFSEQQNKSLPEVNSGDGMQCLHLKETLATQEPTDNQVRLRKRKEIREDRDRARLDSMVLLIMKLDQLDQDIENALSTSSSPSSTPTNLRRQVPDLESGSDSGADTTSVNQTQINLSANTESPDLPSSTPVASSGTKPKSTAIPGVLEKEKAEIEAKEACDWLRAAGFPQYAQLYEDLLFPVDISLVKREHDFLDRDAIEALCRRLNTLNKCAVMKLEISPHRKRISEVSSVSKSRAAYGSQNFHQITI